A region from the Musa acuminata AAA Group cultivar baxijiao chromosome BXJ1-10, Cavendish_Baxijiao_AAA, whole genome shotgun sequence genome encodes:
- the LOC135594809 gene encoding dirigent protein 1-like, with the protein MASSPHSSSHLYFLLVFFLLLAAATAFPVTSEFELGIQKRIHFRVYFHETFIGPDNTTVTVVNMSLPYTFGNIEIYDTVLRVGPDESSTFLGRVQGAGFHVSMQEEVMLVPLVLVFTAGKFVNSTLTVIGRLDESGNSERAIVGGTGVFQYAWGKMVTETVTSSVAKLVVSYDVYVAYYSELHLSAIA; encoded by the coding sequence ATGGCTTCATCCCCACACAGCTCCTCTCATCTCTActtcctcctcgtcttcttcctcctcctggcAGCTGCCACGGCCTTCCCGGTCACCTCCGAGTTCGAACTCGGCATCCAGAAGAGAATCCACTTCCGCGTCTACTTCCACGAGACCTTTATCGGTCCCGACAACACCACCGTCACCGTGGTGAACATGAGCCTCCCCTACACCTTCGGGAACATCGAGATATACGACACCGTGCTGAGGGTCGGCCCCGACGAAAGCTCCACCTTCCTCGGAAGGGTGCAGGGCGCGGGCTTCCACGTATCAATGCAGGAGGAGGTGATGCTGGTACCGCTGGTACTGGTGTTCACGGCGGGGAAGTTCGTCAACAGCACTCTCACGGTGATCGGGAGACTGGACGAGTCCGGGAACTCGGAGCGGGCCATCGTGGGAGGGACGGGGGTGTTCCAGTACGCATGGGGGAAGATGGTGACCGAGACGGTGACGTCCTCTGTCGCGAAGCTCGTCGTCTCCTACGACGTCTACGTCGCCTACTACAGCGAACTCCATCTCAGTGCCATCGCATGA
- the LOC103968457 gene encoding pterocarpan synthase 1-like, whose amino-acid sequence MASSPHSSSPNHHLLVFFLLFAAATAFPVTSEFELGIQKRIHFRVYFHETFLGPDNTTVTVVNMSLPYTFGDIDIFDAVLRVGSDASSTVVGRAQGAGFHMSQQEEASLIPLVLVFTAGEFADSTLTAIGRLDASGKAERAIVGGTGEFQYAWGKLASELVTSSVEGPVAAFDVYVIYYTDA is encoded by the coding sequence ATGGCTTCGTCCCCACACAGCTCCTCTCCTAACCACCAcctcctcgtcttcttcctcctcttcgctgCTGCCACGGCCTTCCCCGTCACCTCCGAGTTCGAACTCGGCATCCAGAAGAGAATCCACTTCCGCGTCTACTTCCACGAGACCTTTCTCGGCCCCGACAACACCACCGTCACCGTGGTGAACATGAGCCTCCCCTATACCTTCGGGGACATCGACATCTTCGACGCCGTGCTGAGGGTCGGCTCCGACGCTAGCTCGACGGTCGTCGGAAGGGCGCAGGGCGCGGGCTTCCACATGTCGCAGCAGGAGGAGGCGTCTCTGATACCGCTGGTGCTGGTGTTCACGGCGGGGGAGTTCGCCGACAGCACGCTCACGGCGATCGGGAGACTGGACGCGTCCGGGAAGGCGGAGCGGGCCATCGTGGGTGGGACGGGGGAGTTCCAGTACGCATGGGGGAAGCTGGCGAGCGAGCTGGTGACGTCCTCGGTCGAGGGCCCCGTCGCCGCCTTCGACGTCTACGTCATCTACTACACCGACGCTTAA
- the LOC135594810 gene encoding pterocarpan synthase 1-like codes for MASSPHSSSHLYFLLVFFLLLAAATAFPVTSEFELGRQSRIHFRVYFHETFLGPDNTTVTVVNMSLPNTFGDVDIFDAVLRTGPSKRSTEVGRAQGVSFHASQRDESSLIPLVLVFTAGDFCDSTLTVIGRMDTSGKADRAIVGGTRVFQFAWGNMVSKLVTSDKAGLVAAFDIYVVYYDDVRLTAIA; via the coding sequence ATGGCTTCATCCCCACACAGCTCATCTCATCTCTACTtcctccttgtcttcttcctcctcctggctGCTGCCACAGCCTTCCCGGTGACCTCCGAGTTCGAACTCGGCCGGCAGAGCAGAATCCACTTCCGCGTCTACTTCCACGAGACCTTTCTCGGCCCCGACAACACCACCGTCACCGTGGTGAACATGAGCCTCCCCAACACCTTCGGGGACGTCGACATCTTCGACGCCGTGCTGAGGACCGGCCCCTCCAAGCGTTCGACTGAAGTCGGGAGGGCGCAGGGCGTGAGCTTCCACGCATCGCAGCGGGACGAGTCGTCGCTGATACCGCTGGTGCTGGTGTTCACGGCCGGGGACTTCTGCGACAGCACGCTCACGGTGATAGGGAGGATGGACACCTCCGGGAAGGCGGACCGGGCCATCGTGGGAGGGACTCGGGTGTTCCAGTTCGCGTGGGGGAACATGGTGAGCAAACTGGTGACGTCCGACAAAGCGGGACTCGTCGCCGCCTTCGACATCTATGTCGTCTATTATGACGACGTCCGTCTCACCGCCATCGCGTGA